In Rouxiella sp. WC2420, the following proteins share a genomic window:
- a CDS encoding metal-dependent hydrolase, whose product MFLVDSHCHLDSLDYQTLHSGVDDMLEKARARDVKFMLAVACTLPGYREMAELIGDRPEVAFSCGVHPLNIEGGYDFDELRKLAADPRVVAMGETGLDYFYQKEDFQLKLQQDSFRHHIRVGRELNKPVIVHTRDARQDTLDILHEEKAGECGGVLHCFTEDRATAEILLDLGFYISFSGIVTFRNAEQLREAARYVPLDRLLIETDSPYLAPVPHRGKENQPAYVRDVAEYLAVLKGVSLETLAEATTANFSRLFHVDAARLA is encoded by the coding sequence ATGTTTTTAGTCGATTCACATTGTCATCTCGACAGCCTTGATTATCAGACGCTGCACAGCGGTGTAGACGACATGTTAGAGAAAGCCCGTGCCCGCGATGTGAAGTTTATGCTGGCGGTGGCCTGTACGTTGCCTGGTTATCGCGAAATGGCTGAATTGATTGGCGATCGCCCTGAGGTTGCCTTCTCTTGCGGCGTGCATCCGCTGAATATTGAGGGTGGTTACGACTTTGACGAGCTGCGCAAGCTGGCTGCCGATCCGCGCGTTGTGGCGATGGGTGAAACCGGTCTGGACTATTTTTACCAGAAAGAAGATTTCCAGCTGAAATTGCAGCAAGATTCTTTCCGTCATCATATCCGCGTCGGCCGTGAGCTTAACAAGCCGGTCATCGTGCATACTCGCGATGCACGTCAGGACACGCTAGATATTCTGCACGAAGAAAAAGCCGGGGAGTGTGGCGGCGTATTGCACTGTTTTACCGAAGATAGAGCAACTGCAGAGATCTTATTGGATCTGGGTTTCTACATCTCTTTCTCTGGGATCGTAACTTTCAGAAACGCAGAGCAGCTGCGTGAAGCCGCTCGCTACGTCCCGCTGGATCGCCTGTTAATTGAAACCGATTCACCTTATCTGGCGCCGGTTCCTCATCGTGGTAAAGAAAATCAGCCAGCTTATGTCCGAGATGTTGCAGAATATCTGGCGGTATTGAAAGGCGTGAGCCTGGAAACGCTAGCGGAAGCGACTACGGCTAACTTCTCGCGCCTGTTCCACGTAGATGCAGCAAGGCTTGCATAG
- the holB gene encoding DNA polymerase III subunit delta' encodes MNWYPWLNGPYRQLVAQYQDGRGHHALLMHAAKGMGEDALVYGLSRWLLCQRPEGEKSCGKCHSCNLMIAGNHPDWHVLTPEKGKNSLGVEPIRQLIETLYNYSQQGGAKVVWLPHAELLTEAAANALLKTLEEPPERTYFLLGCQEPSRLLPTLRSRCFYWHLTTPDAALASQWIARQLQVAPLAIQTALRLGEGTPLAALELLQPERWKQREQLFQQLTLNWQQRDLLSLLPQLNHDDAADRLFWLCSLLLDVIKTQQGAGHYTINLDQQPLIAQLASGLGNSALQKDLQGWMHCRQQLLGIVGVNRELLLTEQLLEWEHSL; translated from the coding sequence ATGAACTGGTATCCCTGGTTAAACGGCCCTTACCGGCAGCTAGTGGCTCAATATCAGGATGGACGCGGTCATCACGCGCTGCTGATGCATGCTGCCAAAGGCATGGGCGAAGATGCGTTGGTCTATGGCCTGAGCCGCTGGTTGCTGTGTCAGCGTCCGGAAGGGGAAAAAAGCTGTGGCAAATGTCATAGCTGCAACCTGATGATTGCTGGTAACCATCCTGATTGGCACGTACTGACACCAGAGAAAGGCAAAAACAGTCTCGGTGTCGAACCTATTCGCCAGTTAATTGAGACGCTGTACAACTATTCTCAGCAGGGCGGGGCTAAAGTCGTTTGGTTACCCCATGCCGAGCTGCTGACCGAAGCGGCGGCCAATGCGTTGCTTAAAACGCTGGAAGAGCCGCCGGAGCGCACCTATTTTCTGTTGGGATGCCAGGAGCCGTCCAGGCTATTGCCGACCCTGCGTAGCCGCTGTTTTTATTGGCATTTAACGACACCCGATGCTGCACTTGCCAGTCAATGGATTGCCCGCCAGCTGCAAGTCGCGCCACTGGCTATTCAAACAGCACTCAGGCTGGGAGAGGGTACGCCGTTGGCCGCGCTGGAATTACTCCAGCCCGAACGCTGGAAACAGCGCGAACAGCTTTTTCAGCAACTAACCCTCAACTGGCAACAGCGTGATTTACTCTCACTGCTGCCACAGCTAAATCATGACGACGCCGCCGATCGCCTATTTTGGCTTTGTTCGCTGCTGCTGGACGTTATTAAAACTCAACAGGGTGCAGGACATTACACCATTAATCTCGACCAGCAGCCGTTGATTGCTCAGTTGGCGAGCGGCCTGGGCAATTCGGCTCTGCAAAAAGATCTGCAAGGGTGGATGCACTGCCGTCAACAGCTTCTCGGCATCGTGGGTGTTAACCGCGAGCTGCTGCTCACCGAACAGCTACTGGAATGGGAACATTCCCTGTAG
- the tmk gene encoding dTMP kinase: MKSSFIVIEGLEGAGKTTARDVVVNTLREQGITDIQFTREPGGTPLAEKLRDLIKNGIEGEQLTDKAEVLMLYAARVQLVENVIKPALARGSWVVGDRHDLSSQAYQGGGRGIDNQLMTSLRDTVLGDFRPSLTLYLDLSPVIGLQRARARGELDRIEQESLAFFERTRARYLSLAKEDSSIKTIDASQTIEQVSCAIRQTLIDWIAQQRQQETQE; the protein is encoded by the coding sequence ATGAAAAGTAGTTTTATCGTTATTGAAGGCCTTGAAGGGGCGGGTAAAACCACTGCGCGAGACGTTGTGGTAAATACTCTGCGCGAGCAGGGCATCACCGATATTCAGTTTACCCGTGAGCCGGGCGGTACCCCGCTGGCCGAAAAGCTGCGTGATTTAATCAAAAACGGCATAGAGGGTGAGCAGCTTACAGATAAAGCCGAAGTGCTGATGCTGTATGCCGCACGGGTTCAGTTAGTTGAGAACGTAATCAAACCAGCGCTGGCCCGAGGTTCCTGGGTGGTTGGCGATCGTCATGATCTCTCTTCTCAGGCCTATCAGGGCGGAGGACGAGGTATTGATAATCAGCTAATGACCTCCCTGCGTGATACCGTACTCGGAGATTTTCGGCCGAGCCTGACGTTGTATCTTGATCTCTCACCGGTGATTGGTTTGCAGCGCGCCCGCGCCCGTGGCGAGTTGGACCGAATCGAGCAAGAGTCGCTGGCATTTTTTGAGCGTACTCGCGCGCGTTATCTGAGCCTGGCCAAAGAAGACTCGAGCATCAAGACTATCGATGCTTCACAAACAATTGAACAAGTCAGTTGCGCTATTCGCCAGACTTTAATCGACTGGATTGCGCAGCAACGCCAGCAGGAAACTCAGGAATGA
- the mltG gene encoding endolytic transglycosylase MltG, protein MKNKKTKIFGIIVIVLLALTFAGYLKVERFADRKLNIVKEKIFTLPAGTGRVVLQDMLYQQKLIKSPTLFGWLLRVEPELGEFKAGTYRFPEGMTVRQMLELLKSGKEAQFNIRFVEGFRLQDWMQELQKAGYLKHDLTGKTDDEIATALGMKDAKNAEGWLYPDTYAYTAGTSDLSLLKRSHQRMEKTVDQIWKDRDTSLPYKTPTDMLTMASIIEKETAIKDERKEVASVFINRLRIGMRLQTDPTVIYGMGDSYKGTISKKDLETATPYNTYVIDGLPPSPIAMPSEASIEAAAHPAKTDFLYFVADGKGGHTFTTNLDSHNKAVRAYRDLMKNKNEK, encoded by the coding sequence ATGAAAAATAAAAAAACCAAAATTTTCGGCATCATTGTTATTGTTCTGCTGGCCTTGACGTTTGCTGGCTATCTTAAAGTCGAACGTTTTGCCGATCGCAAATTAAACATAGTCAAAGAGAAGATTTTTACCTTACCTGCCGGGACGGGAAGGGTGGTTCTGCAAGATATGCTGTATCAACAAAAGCTGATCAAATCACCGACGTTGTTTGGTTGGCTACTGCGCGTTGAACCTGAGCTGGGCGAATTCAAGGCCGGCACCTATCGTTTTCCCGAGGGTATGACGGTCCGTCAAATGCTCGAGCTGTTAAAAAGTGGCAAAGAAGCACAGTTCAATATTCGTTTCGTCGAAGGTTTCCGCTTACAGGACTGGATGCAAGAGTTGCAAAAAGCGGGTTATCTTAAGCATGATCTGACGGGTAAAACCGACGATGAAATCGCCACGGCACTGGGCATGAAAGATGCTAAAAACGCCGAGGGCTGGTTGTATCCGGATACCTACGCCTACACGGCAGGGACCAGCGATTTGTCACTGCTGAAACGCTCGCATCAGCGGATGGAGAAAACGGTCGATCAAATCTGGAAAGACCGCGATACTTCGCTGCCTTACAAAACGCCAACCGACATGCTGACCATGGCCTCGATCATTGAGAAAGAAACGGCGATCAAAGATGAACGTAAAGAAGTTGCTTCGGTGTTTATCAATCGCCTGCGTATCGGTATGCGACTGCAAACTGACCCGACGGTGATTTACGGCATGGGTGACAGCTATAAAGGCACTATCAGCAAGAAGGATCTTGAGACCGCAACGCCGTATAATACCTACGTGATTGATGGGTTGCCGCCTTCGCCGATTGCGATGCCGAGTGAGGCGTCTATCGAAGCCGCAGCTCATCCGGCGAAAACCGATTTTCTTTATTTTGTCGCTGATGGCAAGGGTGGGCATACCTTTACTACCAACCTCGACAGCCATAACAAGGCAGTGCGCGCGTATCGCGACCTGATGAAAAACAAGAATGAAAAGTAG